In the Megasphaera vaginalis (ex Bordigoni et al. 2020) genome, one interval contains:
- a CDS encoding DUF512 domain-containing protein, translated as MKNRLKPVISKVAAGSRAAQKGLQPGDVIVSVNGQNVSDLIDLNFALADEDVHLVVKNGDALRDCYFQKRFGEDLGITMESAVFDHIRQCRNNCIFCFISQMPKGMRPSLYVKDDDYRMSFLTGSFITLSNMSEADLKRIIQYHLSPLHISVHTTNGALRSRMMRQERTADILKELQNLAAHDIDMYCQIVLVPGYNDGEEFTKTLRDFASLGDHVLGVAVVPLGMTRFRQDCEPLNPVTEACAKDIIERAKPFIMDSRERGRGSFVYLADEFYLKAHEALPPAAWYDGYEQIEDGIGMLRLFEEQWHQWDGMTRATYARKLNLALFTGTLAAPFIENLVNEICIANLHCQIIPVENDYFGSQINVAGLLTATDMLRTWRGLSQPFDGLIIPGTALRKGENIFLDDVTLAEFEKEIGVPVRVSEFAPDLKQLLYHWDEDKE; from the coding sequence ATGAAAAACAGATTGAAGCCTGTCATTTCGAAGGTAGCGGCAGGGAGCAGGGCGGCGCAAAAAGGATTGCAGCCGGGAGACGTGATCGTTTCCGTGAACGGCCAAAACGTGTCGGACCTGATTGACTTGAACTTTGCGTTGGCCGATGAAGATGTTCATTTAGTCGTTAAAAACGGCGACGCATTGCGGGACTGTTATTTTCAGAAGCGTTTTGGCGAGGATTTGGGAATAACGATGGAATCAGCGGTTTTTGACCATATCCGGCAATGCCGCAATAATTGCATCTTTTGTTTCATTTCTCAAATGCCGAAGGGAATGCGGCCATCTCTTTATGTTAAAGATGATGACTATCGCATGTCTTTTTTGACAGGCAGTTTTATTACCTTATCCAATATGTCGGAAGCCGATCTGAAACGGATTATTCAGTACCACTTGTCGCCGCTCCATATTTCCGTTCACACGACAAATGGTGCGTTGCGCAGTCGCATGATGCGGCAGGAACGGACGGCGGATATTCTGAAAGAATTGCAAAATCTTGCTGCCCATGACATTGATATGTATTGTCAGATCGTGTTAGTGCCGGGGTATAATGACGGCGAAGAATTTACGAAGACGCTGCGCGATTTTGCGTCGTTAGGGGATCATGTCCTCGGTGTTGCCGTCGTGCCCCTGGGCATGACCCGTTTCCGGCAGGATTGCGAGCCTTTGAATCCTGTAACAGAGGCGTGTGCCAAGGATATTATCGAGCGGGCGAAGCCTTTCATCATGGACAGCCGGGAACGGGGACGCGGCAGTTTTGTTTATCTTGCCGACGAATTTTATCTGAAGGCTCATGAGGCGTTGCCGCCTGCCGCCTGGTATGACGGGTATGAGCAGATTGAAGACGGCATCGGCATGCTGCGGCTGTTTGAGGAACAATGGCATCAGTGGGACGGCATGACGCGCGCAACGTACGCGCGAAAACTGAACCTGGCTTTGTTTACGGGAACCTTGGCGGCGCCATTTATTGAAAACCTGGTCAATGAAATCTGCATTGCCAATTTGCATTGCCAGATCATACCGGTGGAAAATGACTATTTCGGCAGTCAAATTAACGTTGCCGGTCTTTTGACGGCAACGGATATGTTGCGGACGTGGCGGGGGCTGTCGCAGCCTTTTGACGGCCTGATTATTCCCGGAACGGCGCTGCGGAAAGGCGAGAATATTTTTCTCGACGACGTGACTTTGGCGGAATTTGAAAAAGAGATCGGCGTTCCTGTCCGTGTCAGCGAATTTGCACCGGACCTGAAACAATTGTTATATCATTGGGATGAAGATAAGGAGTAA
- the scpB gene encoding SMC-Scp complex subunit ScpB → MEALLFLSGEPLTVADLSAHTGWTADTVRDTAAALQRLLLHEQHGITLLTVAGGYQLATKKELHDRINWVRSGTTELSAMALEVLSIIAFKQPITRAEIEKLRGVSSGHIVSALLQQGLIQDLGRKDTPGRPILYGTSPYFLECIGLNSLDDLTILLREENFDADAAGAVQEEENGTIAKSDE, encoded by the coding sequence TTGGAAGCGCTGCTCTTTCTCAGCGGTGAACCGCTGACCGTTGCGGATTTAAGCGCCCATACGGGATGGACGGCAGATACGGTACGGGATACGGCAGCAGCGCTGCAACGACTGTTACTTCATGAACAGCATGGCATTACGCTGCTGACAGTAGCCGGAGGGTATCAGCTGGCAACGAAGAAAGAACTGCACGACCGGATCAATTGGGTTCGCAGCGGGACGACGGAATTATCAGCTATGGCGTTGGAAGTGCTGTCCATCATCGCTTTTAAGCAACCGATAACAAGGGCGGAAATAGAAAAGCTGCGCGGCGTTTCGTCGGGACATATCGTTTCGGCTTTGTTGCAGCAGGGCCTGATCCAGGACCTGGGGCGTAAAGATACGCCTGGCAGGCCTATTTTGTACGGAACGTCACCGTACTTTTTGGAATGTATCGGCTTGAATTCATTAGATGATTTGACGATCCTTTTACGGGAAGAAAATTTTGACGCAGATGCAGCTGGCGCTGTACAGGAGGAAGAAAATGGAACGATTGCAAAAAGTGATGAGTAG
- a CDS encoding lysophospholipid acyltransferase family protein, producing MRAFSYKIIRFLFNAVTYVWLGMKVYGAERIPQSGAFIVACNHASYFDPPLLGTAMRRRLIHFMAKEELFRNPLMGRFLRYVHTFPVRRGHVDRKAVVESLRILREGHVLGIFPEGTSRNQGKLGRFHEGMAAIAIKAGVPVLPAAVVNSRTLPKKSGPVCVAFGEPLYPPRGTGGKEDVETFTAAVHAAVERLLDRYGGAV from the coding sequence ATGAGAGCTTTTTCATACAAGATCATTCGATTTCTTTTCAATGCAGTAACGTATGTTTGGCTGGGAATGAAGGTGTACGGCGCAGAACGGATACCGCAGTCGGGGGCGTTTATTGTGGCCTGCAATCATGCCAGTTATTTCGATCCGCCGTTATTGGGAACGGCCATGCGGCGGCGATTGATCCATTTTATGGCGAAAGAGGAATTGTTTCGAAATCCCCTTATGGGGCGGTTCTTGCGGTATGTTCATACTTTTCCCGTGCGACGCGGTCATGTCGATCGCAAAGCCGTCGTCGAATCGCTCCGAATTTTGCGGGAAGGGCATGTGCTGGGCATATTTCCGGAAGGGACGAGCCGCAATCAGGGGAAATTGGGCCGTTTTCATGAAGGAATGGCCGCTATCGCCATTAAAGCGGGCGTGCCGGTTTTGCCGGCGGCAGTCGTCAATTCGCGGACATTGCCGAAGAAGAGCGGTCCTGTCTGTGTTGCTTTCGGTGAACCGTTATATCCGCCTCGGGGAACAGGCGGCAAAGAGGATGTGGAAACCTTTACCGCTGCCGTTCATGCGGCGGTGGAACGATTGCTGGATCGTTATGGAGGTGCAGTATAA
- the der gene encoding ribosome biogenesis GTPase Der gives MYKPLVAVVGRPNVGKSTLFNTIVKKRISIVEDLPGVTRDRIYFDAEWLNQEFTMVDTGGIEFVDEKNHIFTSMRYQAELAIHEADVIIYVVDGKTGIQPQDQEIATLLRASGKPVILAVNKIDSVEQEMNIYEFYGLGLGDPIGVSAVNLMNLGDLLDEVLKYIQKVPVLDEDDGSIHIALVGRPNVGKSSMTNALLGKDRVIVSNIPGTTRDSIDTHWKHDGTEFVLIDTAGMRRKGKIDLPVERYSVVRALRAVDRSDVAVLVLDGLDGVTEQDKKIAGYIHEAGKGCIIVVNKWDLVPKDSKTSLKYTDDIRCELAFMQYAPILYASALTHQRIDRLADLVKYVSEQQHMRVSTSVLNELLEDAQLTNPPPAKGGRPLKIYYMTQASVQPPTFVLFVNDPQLLHFSYTRYLENRLRETFGFEGTPLRLIVRGKKGDDAL, from the coding sequence ATGTATAAACCCTTAGTGGCCGTCGTAGGCAGACCGAATGTCGGGAAATCAACGCTTTTCAACACAATTGTAAAGAAACGCATCTCCATCGTGGAGGATCTTCCCGGCGTAACGCGGGATCGGATTTACTTTGATGCTGAATGGCTCAACCAGGAATTTACGATGGTCGATACCGGCGGTATTGAGTTTGTTGATGAAAAAAATCATATTTTTACAAGCATGCGTTACCAGGCGGAACTGGCTATCCATGAGGCGGACGTGATTATTTACGTCGTTGACGGCAAAACAGGTATTCAGCCGCAGGACCAGGAAATAGCGACGCTTCTGCGCGCAAGCGGTAAGCCGGTTATTTTGGCGGTCAATAAAATCGACAGCGTTGAGCAGGAAATGAATATTTACGAATTTTACGGTCTCGGGTTGGGCGATCCTATCGGCGTTTCTGCAGTTAATCTGATGAATCTCGGCGATTTATTGGACGAGGTTTTGAAATACATTCAGAAGGTTCCGGTTCTTGACGAGGATGACGGCTCTATTCACATTGCGCTGGTCGGTCGTCCTAATGTCGGCAAGTCTTCAATGACCAATGCGCTGCTCGGTAAAGATCGCGTCATCGTCAGCAATATTCCCGGTACGACGCGGGATTCCATTGACACCCATTGGAAGCACGACGGTACGGAATTCGTCCTTATTGATACGGCGGGAATGCGGCGGAAGGGAAAAATTGACTTGCCTGTGGAACGGTACAGCGTCGTTCGGGCACTGCGCGCCGTTGACCGATCAGACGTTGCCGTATTGGTTTTGGATGGCCTTGACGGTGTGACGGAACAAGATAAAAAAATTGCCGGATATATCCATGAAGCCGGCAAAGGCTGTATCATCGTTGTCAATAAATGGGATCTGGTTCCGAAGGACAGCAAGACTTCTTTGAAATATACGGATGATATCCGCTGCGAACTGGCTTTTATGCAGTATGCACCGATACTTTACGCATCGGCATTGACGCATCAGCGAATCGATCGGTTGGCCGATCTGGTCAAGTACGTTTCGGAACAGCAGCACATGCGCGTGTCGACAAGTGTGCTGAATGAACTGTTGGAAGATGCGCAATTGACCAATCCGCCGCCGGCAAAGGGCGGCAGACCGCTGAAGATTTATTATATGACGCAAGCGTCGGTACAGCCGCCGACCTTTGTGCTTTTTGTCAATGACCCGCAGTTGCTTCATTTTTCTTATACCCGTTATTTGGAAAACCGTCTTCGGGAAACGTTCGGCTTTGAAGGAACGCCGCTGCGCCTGATCGTCCGCGGCAAGAAGGGAGACGATGCGTTATGA
- the cmk gene encoding (d)CMP kinase, whose protein sequence is MRKITVAIDGPAGAGKSSAAKIAAKRLHYLYIDTGAMYRAFTWALLERQLSIADEEKVAALVETVSIRLEAGEERCRVFVDAREVTKEIRSYDVSAHVSTVAALAVVRRKLVQLQREMAAGGGVILDGRDIGTVVLPQADLKLYLTASVASRARRRWLEVQAAGGTETLADIAANIAARDQLDSEREISPLRRADDAVLLDNSELTLDETADMICRLIEARAR, encoded by the coding sequence ATGAGGAAAATAACTGTCGCCATTGACGGGCCGGCAGGTGCCGGCAAGAGCAGCGCCGCTAAGATTGCGGCAAAGAGGCTGCATTATTTATATATTGATACGGGAGCTATGTACCGGGCCTTTACGTGGGCATTATTGGAGCGGCAGCTGTCGATTGCTGATGAAGAAAAAGTGGCGGCATTGGTGGAAACTGTTTCGATCCGGTTGGAAGCAGGCGAAGAACGGTGCCGCGTTTTTGTCGATGCCAGAGAGGTGACGAAGGAAATCCGCAGTTATGACGTGTCTGCTCATGTTTCAACCGTTGCGGCTCTTGCAGTGGTGCGGCGAAAACTGGTACAATTACAAAGGGAAATGGCTGCCGGCGGCGGTGTGATTTTAGATGGCCGTGATATCGGCACAGTCGTTTTGCCGCAAGCTGATTTGAAGCTGTATCTGACGGCATCTGTCGCTTCTCGGGCGCGGCGGCGCTGGCTTGAGGTACAGGCGGCGGGAGGGACGGAAACCTTGGCGGACATTGCCGCCAACATTGCCGCTCGTGATCAGTTGGATTCGGAGCGGGAGATTTCACCGCTGCGCCGAGCCGATGATGCCGTTTTGCTCGATAACAGCGAATTGACGCTGGACGAAACGGCGGACATGATTTGTCGCTTGATTGAGGCGAGGGCGCGATGA
- a CDS encoding pseudouridine synthase has product MERLQKVMSSCGVASRRASEQLILDGKVRVNGVIVKELGVKVDPDRDVIVVNGQKLEMQPKHYYLFNKPKGVITTASDDQGRETVLDYFSAVKDRIYPVGRLDQNTEGLLLLTNDGALANILMHPSRLVDKTYEVRIKGRVAEGHLQKLADGVKLVDGMTAPAIVCYNGYDGANDMTTLEITIHEGRNRQVRRMVEYFGYKVHNLKRVQYAFLTLHGVKRGAYRRLTREEVRELYRYK; this is encoded by the coding sequence ATGGAACGATTGCAAAAAGTGATGAGTAGTTGCGGTGTTGCTTCGCGGCGCGCTTCGGAGCAATTGATCCTGGATGGTAAGGTGCGTGTCAACGGCGTCATCGTCAAGGAATTGGGCGTAAAAGTCGATCCTGATCGCGATGTCATCGTCGTCAACGGGCAGAAGCTGGAGATGCAGCCGAAGCATTATTATCTCTTCAATAAACCGAAGGGGGTCATTACGACAGCAAGCGATGATCAGGGAAGAGAAACCGTTTTAGACTACTTTTCAGCCGTAAAGGACAGAATTTATCCTGTTGGCCGCTTGGATCAAAATACGGAAGGGTTGCTGCTGCTGACTAATGACGGCGCTTTGGCAAATATCCTGATGCATCCGAGCCGGCTTGTCGATAAGACGTATGAAGTCAGAATCAAAGGTCGCGTTGCCGAAGGGCATTTGCAGAAGCTGGCAGACGGCGTTAAACTCGTCGACGGAATGACGGCGCCGGCGATTGTCTGTTATAACGGATATGACGGTGCAAACGACATGACGACGTTGGAGATTACGATCCATGAAGGACGCAACCGACAAGTGCGGCGGATGGTTGAATATTTCGGCTATAAAGTGCATAATTTAAAGCGTGTACAGTACGCTTTTCTGACGCTCCATGGCGTCAAGCGCGGCGCTTACCGCCGTTTAACGCGCGAAGAAGTTAGAGAATTATATCGATATAAATAA
- the rny gene encoding ribonuclease Y, translated as MLAILAAAVVFAVIGLGAGYYYRVKIAEGKLGQAEVEAERIVSNARQTAEAHKKELILEGKEEVHKLRADVERENKERRAEIQRMERRLLQKEEHLDKKTEVIEKKEESLIRKENEIAKVREKVDLLHDRQMAELERISGLTFEDAKELLLNNVRTEVKHDTAIMIKNLEDEAKEEAEGKAREIISMAIQRCAADHVAETTVSVVSLPNDEMKGRIIGREGRNIRAIETLTGVDLIIDDTPEAVILSCFDPIRREVARIALEKLIVDGRIHPARIEEMVEKARKEVNQKIREAGEQATYETGVRGLHPELIKVLGRLRYRTSYGQNVLRHSIEVAQLAGIMATELGVDATMAKRAGLIHDIGKALDHDMEGTHVSIGIDVAKKYGESKIVINAIASHHGDEEPSTIEAVLVAAADAVSAARPGARRETLENYLKRLTKLEEIAESFDGVEDCFAIQAGREIRVMVKPEKLSEDDCVILVHDIVKRIEAELEYPGQIKVVIIRETRMIDYAK; from the coding sequence ATGTTGGCAATACTAGCTGCAGCAGTTGTCTTCGCCGTGATCGGTCTTGGCGCCGGTTATTATTATCGCGTGAAGATAGCTGAAGGAAAACTGGGTCAAGCTGAAGTCGAAGCGGAACGGATTGTTTCCAATGCCAGACAGACGGCGGAAGCCCACAAGAAGGAACTTATCCTCGAAGGGAAAGAAGAAGTCCACAAGCTGCGTGCCGACGTCGAACGCGAGAATAAAGAGCGTCGCGCGGAAATACAACGCATGGAACGGCGTCTCCTGCAGAAGGAAGAGCATTTGGACAAAAAGACGGAAGTGATTGAAAAAAAGGAAGAATCGCTGATTCGCAAGGAAAATGAAATCGCTAAAGTCAGAGAGAAAGTAGATTTGCTCCATGATCGGCAGATGGCGGAGCTTGAACGGATTTCGGGACTTACCTTTGAAGACGCGAAGGAATTGCTTCTGAACAACGTCAGAACGGAAGTTAAGCATGACACGGCAATTATGATTAAAAATCTCGAAGACGAGGCGAAAGAAGAAGCTGAAGGGAAGGCCAGAGAAATTATCTCGATGGCAATCCAGCGGTGTGCCGCCGATCATGTGGCAGAAACAACGGTTTCCGTCGTTTCTTTGCCTAACGATGAAATGAAAGGGCGGATCATCGGTCGTGAAGGCCGTAATATCCGTGCCATTGAAACGCTTACCGGCGTCGATTTGATTATTGACGATACACCGGAAGCGGTCATATTATCCTGTTTTGATCCGATTCGCCGAGAAGTTGCCCGTATCGCGTTGGAAAAATTGATCGTCGACGGTCGGATTCATCCTGCGCGCATTGAAGAAATGGTTGAAAAAGCTCGTAAGGAGGTCAATCAGAAGATTCGCGAAGCGGGAGAACAGGCAACGTACGAAACAGGCGTGCGCGGCCTCCATCCGGAATTGATCAAAGTTCTCGGACGTCTGCGTTATCGCACCAGCTACGGACAAAACGTGCTGCGTCACTCTATCGAAGTTGCGCAGCTTGCGGGAATCATGGCAACAGAGCTCGGCGTAGACGCAACGATGGCCAAACGCGCCGGCTTAATTCACGATATCGGCAAAGCGTTGGATCATGATATGGAAGGAACGCACGTTTCCATTGGCATTGATGTCGCCAAGAAGTACGGCGAATCAAAAATAGTCATCAATGCGATTGCCTCTCATCATGGCGATGAAGAACCGTCCACGATTGAGGCTGTGCTTGTCGCGGCAGCTGATGCCGTTTCGGCGGCTCGTCCGGGAGCGCGTCGGGAAACGCTTGAAAATTATTTGAAACGATTGACAAAACTGGAAGAAATCGCCGAATCTTTTGACGGTGTCGAAGACTGTTTCGCCATTCAGGCAGGCAGAGAAATTCGGGTTATGGTAAAACCGGAAAAATTGAGCGAAGACGACTGTGTCATCCTCGTTCACGATATTGTCAAACGGATTGAAGCTGAATTGGAATATCCCGGTCAGATCAAGGTTGTTATTATCCGCGAAACACGGATGATCGATTATGCAAAATAA
- a CDS encoding bifunctional 4-hydroxy-3-methylbut-2-enyl diphosphate reductase/30S ribosomal protein S1, translating into MRVIIAEACGFCYGVRRAVDLAAEAVAGTHTLGPIIHNPQVVGALAERGVSPVHSLDEVADRSKILIRSHGVGPAVYRQAEAKRLELVDATCPHVKKAQYDAQKVIEEGIPLIIIGEKTHPEVISISQWGGNRAIIIDKEEEAQQIPFCKRMGVVVQTTFSQAHFKRIAAILETKTDQLDVYMTICTATQQRQEAAVKLAVKVDAMIVIGGKNSANTGRLAEVCRDAGCPTYHIETAGELQEKWFRGMKEIGITAGASTPDWIIQEVVKIMENLQAEGTEVMSEELLDQYDYEENPKKGDVVKGTVISVNDDAAYVSIGTKAEAVLPKKEMAVPAPEKASDFVKIGDELTVEIANNIKEEGAIVVSLVKMKKVEDWKEVRAAFEADELIECTGKEINKAGLVVSIKSLRGFIPLSQGDVRFVKSLDYLVGETFPVKVIDLDEHKNRLVLSRKAVLEVEREKQRAEILENIEEGAVMHGTVVKIMPYGAFIDLGGVEGLLHISDISWKRISSVDAVLKAGDELDVLVQKFDQEKNRISLSLKALQKNPWIAAIEKFEVGDVVKGEVKKLLPFGAILAIDPELQGLLHVSELSEQRGAVVKDLVNIGDVLDVKIIAVDTDKKKISLSVLAVQKDAEAQEVRNYLENAAEEAATIGDTVEDK; encoded by the coding sequence TTGCGCGTGATTATTGCAGAGGCCTGCGGCTTTTGTTACGGCGTGCGCCGCGCCGTCGACCTTGCAGCCGAGGCCGTTGCCGGAACACATACACTGGGGCCGATTATTCATAACCCGCAGGTAGTAGGAGCGCTGGCGGAACGGGGCGTCTCACCGGTTCATTCCTTGGATGAGGTGGCCGATCGATCAAAGATCCTGATTCGTTCTCACGGTGTCGGTCCGGCCGTTTATCGGCAGGCGGAAGCGAAACGGTTGGAATTGGTCGATGCCACTTGTCCCCATGTAAAAAAAGCGCAATATGATGCGCAAAAAGTTATCGAAGAAGGCATTCCCTTAATTATTATCGGAGAAAAAACCCATCCTGAAGTAATTAGTATTTCACAATGGGGGGGCAATCGTGCTATTATAATAGATAAGGAAGAAGAAGCGCAGCAAATTCCGTTCTGTAAAAGAATGGGCGTCGTTGTGCAGACGACCTTTTCACAGGCGCATTTCAAGCGCATTGCCGCCATATTGGAAACGAAGACCGATCAGCTTGACGTTTATATGACGATCTGTACGGCAACACAGCAACGGCAGGAAGCGGCTGTGAAGCTGGCAGTAAAAGTGGACGCAATGATTGTCATTGGCGGCAAAAACAGTGCCAATACGGGACGACTGGCAGAGGTCTGCCGCGATGCGGGCTGTCCGACTTATCACATTGAGACGGCAGGCGAATTGCAGGAAAAGTGGTTCCGCGGCATGAAGGAAATAGGCATCACCGCCGGTGCTTCAACACCGGATTGGATAATACAGGAGGTTGTTAAGATTATGGAAAATTTGCAAGCAGAAGGCACAGAAGTAATGAGTGAAGAATTGTTGGACCAGTATGACTATGAAGAAAATCCAAAGAAAGGCGATGTCGTAAAAGGCACGGTTATTTCTGTGAACGATGATGCTGCCTATGTTTCCATCGGCACGAAGGCAGAAGCTGTTTTGCCGAAGAAGGAAATGGCTGTACCGGCGCCGGAAAAAGCGAGCGATTTTGTCAAAATCGGCGATGAATTGACGGTGGAAATTGCCAACAACATCAAAGAAGAAGGCGCTATTGTCGTTTCCCTCGTTAAGATGAAGAAGGTTGAAGACTGGAAGGAAGTTCGCGCTGCTTTTGAAGCGGATGAACTGATCGAATGTACTGGCAAGGAGATCAATAAAGCAGGTCTCGTTGTTTCCATTAAATCGCTGCGCGGGTTTATTCCGCTTTCACAGGGGGATGTCCGTTTCGTGAAGTCTCTCGATTATCTTGTCGGCGAAACGTTCCCCGTTAAAGTCATTGACCTTGATGAACATAAAAATCGTCTGGTTCTTTCCCGTAAAGCCGTTTTGGAAGTGGAACGGGAGAAACAGCGCGCCGAAATTTTGGAAAATATTGAAGAAGGGGCCGTTATGCACGGTACCGTTGTCAAGATCATGCCTTATGGCGCCTTTATTGATCTCGGCGGCGTAGAAGGGTTGCTTCATATTTCCGACATTTCGTGGAAACGGATCAGTTCGGTTGACGCCGTTTTGAAAGCCGGCGATGAACTCGACGTGCTGGTTCAAAAATTCGATCAGGAAAAGAACCGTATTTCTCTTTCCCTGAAGGCGCTGCAGAAAAATCCGTGGATTGCTGCAATTGAAAAATTCGAAGTCGGAGATGTTGTCAAGGGGGAAGTAAAGAAGTTATTGCCTTTCGGCGCGATCTTGGCTATTGATCCGGAATTGCAGGGCTTGCTCCACGTTTCCGAATTAAGCGAACAACGCGGCGCCGTCGTTAAAGATTTGGTGAATATCGGTGATGTTTTGGATGTCAAAATCATCGCTGTCGATACGGATAAGAAAAAGATATCCTTAAGTGTGCTGGCTGTCCAGAAAGATGCAGAAGCGCAGGAAGTCCGCAATTATTTGGAAAATGCGGCAGAGGAAGCGGCTACTATCGGGGACACTGTAGAAGATAAATAA
- a CDS encoding NAD(P)/FAD-dependent oxidoreductase has protein sequence MKNVLVVGAGAAGIMAALAAAEAGAAVRLFEKNDIVGKKMGITGKGRCNLTNSCSMAEFISHTPGNGRFLFSAYRQFTNRDLMARVTAWGLPLKEERGGRIFPCSDSAVEVRRLFYRQLREHRVQIHFNETVERLWREAGGWQVETVKGRYAAEACIITTGGVSYPVTGSTGDGHRFAAALGHSVSCLKPSLIPFVTAEAWPGDLAGLSLRNVAGTLWQKGKKIDTRFGEMLFTHFGVSGPIILMLSAAAAHGKDIVFPLELTLNLKPALTKEKLDARVQRDLQQYVRKQMGNALNDLLPQRLIPVVLRQAGIEAKLPVSQLTKERRQDLVETLQELHLTITATRPVSEAIVTAGGVSVKEINPQTMESKVVPQLYFAGEVLDIDAFTGGYNLQAAFSTGFVAGKAAAEEIAE, from the coding sequence ATGAAAAACGTTCTGGTTGTCGGGGCCGGCGCTGCCGGTATCATGGCGGCTCTGGCCGCTGCCGAAGCAGGTGCAGCGGTCCGACTTTTTGAAAAAAATGATATTGTAGGGAAAAAGATGGGAATTACCGGCAAAGGGCGGTGCAATCTTACTAACTCTTGCTCCATGGCCGAATTTATCAGCCACACACCGGGAAACGGCAGATTCCTTTTCAGCGCTTACAGGCAGTTTACGAACCGGGATTTGATGGCCCGTGTGACGGCATGGGGATTACCTCTCAAGGAAGAACGCGGCGGTCGTATTTTTCCTTGTTCCGACAGCGCCGTCGAAGTGCGCAGACTTTTTTACCGGCAGCTCCGCGAGCATAGAGTGCAAATCCACTTTAACGAAACTGTAGAGCGCCTATGGCGGGAAGCTGGCGGCTGGCAGGTAGAAACGGTAAAGGGACGGTATGCCGCCGAGGCCTGCATCATTACGACCGGCGGCGTTTCGTACCCCGTTACCGGTTCAACTGGCGACGGCCATCGCTTTGCCGCCGCTTTGGGACATTCCGTCAGTTGCCTGAAACCGTCTCTGATTCCCTTTGTGACCGCTGAAGCGTGGCCCGGCGATCTTGCCGGTTTGTCTTTACGGAATGTGGCGGGAACACTTTGGCAAAAAGGAAAGAAAATAGATACTCGTTTCGGCGAAATGCTGTTTACGCATTTCGGCGTTTCAGGCCCGATCATTTTAATGCTCAGTGCGGCGGCAGCGCACGGAAAGGACATCGTTTTTCCGTTGGAACTGACATTGAATCTTAAGCCGGCGCTGACAAAGGAAAAACTGGATGCTCGCGTGCAGAGGGATTTACAGCAATATGTCCGCAAGCAAATGGGGAATGCGCTGAATGATCTTTTGCCGCAACGGTTGATTCCCGTTGTTTTGCGACAAGCAGGCATTGAGGCGAAACTTCCTGTCAGTCAGCTGACAAAAGAGCGGCGGCAGGATTTGGTGGAAACGTTGCAGGAACTCCATCTTACCATTACGGCGACGCGACCTGTCAGCGAGGCGATCGTTACGGCCGGCGGCGTTTCCGTCAAGGAAATCAATCCGCAGACGATGGAATCCAAAGTCGTTCCGCAGCTGTATTTTGCCGGTGAAGTTCTTGATATTGATGCGTTTACAGGCGGTTACAATTTACAGGCAGCCTTTTCCACCGGTTTTGTTGCCGGCAAGGCGGCTGCAGAGGAGATAGCGGAATGA
- a CDS encoding segregation and condensation protein A, translating to MGEYRYKVSDFEGPLDLLLYLIEKNKVDIYHIPIVEITDQFNEYISQIKSFDANYGSKFFLMAATLLQIKSRHLLPKVPKASDEAEDDLQEALVRQLVEYRRMKALSQVMGTLWEARSYMLDRERTPLPHEPKFSGTIQKNALYQAFHTVFLALEESTPAVVRIRQEIYTVDECMERVKELLARQRKPVTLSDIFRSCRTKLELIITFLAVLELVKMGQCRTISDGDDGHALALQYNCRAGENGNFGSAALSQR from the coding sequence ATGGGGGAATATCGTTACAAAGTATCGGATTTTGAAGGGCCGTTGGACCTGCTCTTATATCTGATCGAGAAGAATAAAGTCGATATCTATCATATCCCTATTGTGGAGATTACGGATCAGTTTAATGAGTACATAAGTCAGATCAAGTCTTTCGATGCTAATTACGGCAGCAAGTTTTTCTTGATGGCGGCAACGCTGCTGCAGATCAAGTCACGTCATTTGCTGCCGAAGGTACCGAAAGCAAGCGATGAGGCTGAAGACGATTTACAGGAGGCGTTGGTTCGTCAGTTGGTCGAATACAGGCGGATGAAGGCTCTTTCACAAGTGATGGGAACGCTTTGGGAAGCGCGCAGCTATATGTTGGACAGGGAGCGAACGCCGTTGCCGCATGAGCCGAAGTTTTCTGGAACCATTCAAAAAAATGCCCTGTATCAAGCCTTTCATACGGTTTTCCTGGCATTGGAAGAATCGACGCCGGCAGTTGTACGGATACGGCAGGAAATCTATACGGTCGATGAATGTATGGAGCGGGTGAAGGAACTGCTTGCCAGACAGCGGAAACCGGTGACGCTTTCCGACATTTTCCGCTCTTGCCGTACGAAATTAGAATTGATCATTACTTTTTTGGCTGTCCTGGAATTAGTAAAAATGGGACAATGCCGGACTATATCTGACGGAGACGATGGACATGCCCTTGCCTTGCAATACAACTGCAGAGCCGGAGAGAACGGCAATTTTGGAAGCGCTGCTCTTTCTCAGCGGTGA